The following coding sequences are from one Gossypium raimondii isolate GPD5lz chromosome 4, ASM2569854v1, whole genome shotgun sequence window:
- the LOC105780306 gene encoding uncharacterized protein At2g33490 isoform X2 yields the protein MIAYFLQLQQRQTVHMVKMLCAILSYPFLEFSESLQEMGSCLREKRVLPDDEESRRILLMLGNLQFELQKLVDNYRSHIVLTITNPSESLLNELRTVEDMKRQCDEKRSVYEYMVTQQKEKGRSKGGKGETFSLQQLQIAQEEYDEVATLCVFRLKSLKQGQSRSLLTQAARHHAAQLNFFKKGLKSLEAIEPHLRQVTEQQHIDYEFSGLEDDDEEDGEIAYDPNKEGELSFDYRANEKGVDVTSVSSIEEDEVTLSFPQTSYMENEEVNPERNHGDIQVSSREHRVGSHSAPIFPERKLDPAERVKQMLQSSTRKSNTYVLPTPNDSKSAVPSRTVSSFTHTRPTNVAGRLHNLWHSSPLESGDGQLSEKSESVLKESNNSNTFTQLPPPLSEGQVPAHPDSSTEAKRIKKKAAAGPLTSKQASSRPIPSAELPHIASAVFSHLPVPQPLSPPKVSPSASPPLVSSPRINELHELPRPPPVSSAAKPAKPSASVGHSAPLVSRNQEHSASTIPSLASSGASPLPAPPSVVPRSFSIPSSNQRAMAIHVSRLLEAPQVPSPPLTPLSIVNIKPLQDVSEVPSHGGQMRGGS from the exons ATGATAGCTTACTTTCTGCAGCTGCAGCAACGGCAAACAGTGCATATGGTAAAAATGCTGTGTGCTATATTGTCATATCCATTTTTAG AATTCTCAGAGTCATTGCAAGAAATGGGCTCCTGTCTGCGGGAAAAAAGAGTGCTACCTGATGATGAAGAAAGCC GTAGAATTTTGTTAATGTTGGGGAACTTACAGTTTGAACTCCAGAAACTTGTGGATAACTAT CGCTCGCATATAGTGCTGACAATTACAAACCCATCAGAGTCACTTCTCAATGAGCTTAGGACTGTCGAG GATATGAAGCGGCAGTGTGATGAGAAAAG AAGTGTCTATGAGTACATGGTGACACagcaaaaggaaaaaggaaggTCAAAAGGCGGGAAAGGTGAAACTTTCAGTTTGCAGCAATTGCAAATAGCTCAGGAAGAATATGATGAAGTGGCAACCCTTTGTGTTTTCCGATTGAAATCTCTGAAGCAAGGGCAATCCAGAAGTCTTCTAACACAAGCTGCTCGTCACCATGCAGCACAG TTGAATTTCTTTAAGAAAGGACTTAAATCACTTGAGGCAATTGAGCCTCACCTTAGGCAGGTTACAGAACAACAACACATTGATTATGAGTTCTCTGGccttgaagatgatgatgaggaAGATGGTGAGATTGCTTACGACCCAAACAAAGAAGGGGAATTAAGTTTTGACTACAGAGCAAATGAGAAAGGGGTTGATGTTACTTCTGTGTCATCAATAGAG GAAGATGAAGTAACTCTTTCTTTCCCCCAAACTTCTTACATGGAAAATGAAGAG GTAAATCCAGAGAGAAACCATGGGGATATTCAGGTCTCAAGTAGGGAGCATAGAGTGGGTAGCCATTCAGCTCCCATATTTCCTGAAAGGAAGCTTGATCCTGCTGAAAGAGTAAAACAGATGTTGCAGTCATCTACAAGGAAGTCTAACACTTATGTGCTTCCAACACCAAATGACTCCAAGTCTGCAGTCCCTTCAAGAACAGTTAGCTCATTTACCCACACAAGACCGACAAATGTAGCTGGACGTCTGCATAATTTGTGGCATTCTTCCCCACTAGAGTCTGGTGATGGTCAACTATCAGAAAAATCTGAATCAGTCCTGAAGGAGAGTAATAATAGTAATACTTTTACACAACTACCCCCTCCTTTGTCTGAAGGACAAGTACCTGCCCATCCTGATAGTTCCACTGAagccaaaagaataaaaaagaaagctGCAGCCGGTCCATTAACCAGTAAACAAGCATCGTCAAGGCCTATTCCTTCTGCTGAACTTCCCCATATAGCTTCAGCAGTATTTTCTCATTTGCCAGTTCCTCAACCATTATCACCTCCAAAAGTATCCCCAAGTGCATCACCTCCCCTTGTTTCTTCACCCAGAATAAATGAGCTTCATGAGCTTCCGAGGCCCCCTCCTGTTAGTTCAGCTGCTAAACCTGCAAAACCTTCTGCCTCGGTTGGCCACTCTGCTCCACTAGTCTCAAGAAATCAAGAGCATTCTGCAAGTACTATTCCTTCACTGGCATCAAGTGGAGCTTCTCCTCTTCCAGCTCCACCTTCAGTTGTCCCTCGAAGTTTCTCTATACCCTCTAGCAATCAAAGAGCAATGGCGATTCACGTTTCCAGGCTTTTGGAGGCTCCACAAGTTCCATCCCCTCCATTGACGCCCCTTTCCATTGTAAACATCAAGCCACTACAAGATGTTTCTGAAGTGCCATCTCATGGTGGCCAAATGAGAG GTGGGAGCTGA
- the LOC105780306 gene encoding uncharacterized protein At2g33490 isoform X1 translates to MKSSFGKLRRFALHKNDNKDKLDILSSAHLDELAQAAQEMQDMRTCYDSLLSAAAATANSAYEFSESLQEMGSCLREKRVLPDDEESRRILLMLGNLQFELQKLVDNYRSHIVLTITNPSESLLNELRTVEDMKRQCDEKRSVYEYMVTQQKEKGRSKGGKGETFSLQQLQIAQEEYDEVATLCVFRLKSLKQGQSRSLLTQAARHHAAQLNFFKKGLKSLEAIEPHLRQVTEQQHIDYEFSGLEDDDEEDGEIAYDPNKEGELSFDYRANEKGVDVTSVSSIEEDEVTLSFPQTSYMENEEVNPERNHGDIQVSSREHRVGSHSAPIFPERKLDPAERVKQMLQSSTRKSNTYVLPTPNDSKSAVPSRTVSSFTHTRPTNVAGRLHNLWHSSPLESGDGQLSEKSESVLKESNNSNTFTQLPPPLSEGQVPAHPDSSTEAKRIKKKAAAGPLTSKQASSRPIPSAELPHIASAVFSHLPVPQPLSPPKVSPSASPPLVSSPRINELHELPRPPPVSSAAKPAKPSASVGHSAPLVSRNQEHSASTIPSLASSGASPLPAPPSVVPRSFSIPSSNQRAMAIHVSRLLEAPQVPSPPLTPLSIVNIKPLQDVSEVPSHGGQMRGGS, encoded by the exons ATGAAGTCTTCATTTGGTAAACTTCGAAGATTTGCGCTTCACAAGAACGACAACAAGgataaattagatattttatctTCTGCTCATTTAGATGAACTTGCTCAAGCAGCTCag GAAATGCAAGATATGAGAACTTGCTATGATAGCTTACTTTCTGCAGCTGCAGCAACGGCAAACAGTGCATATG AATTCTCAGAGTCATTGCAAGAAATGGGCTCCTGTCTGCGGGAAAAAAGAGTGCTACCTGATGATGAAGAAAGCC GTAGAATTTTGTTAATGTTGGGGAACTTACAGTTTGAACTCCAGAAACTTGTGGATAACTAT CGCTCGCATATAGTGCTGACAATTACAAACCCATCAGAGTCACTTCTCAATGAGCTTAGGACTGTCGAG GATATGAAGCGGCAGTGTGATGAGAAAAG AAGTGTCTATGAGTACATGGTGACACagcaaaaggaaaaaggaaggTCAAAAGGCGGGAAAGGTGAAACTTTCAGTTTGCAGCAATTGCAAATAGCTCAGGAAGAATATGATGAAGTGGCAACCCTTTGTGTTTTCCGATTGAAATCTCTGAAGCAAGGGCAATCCAGAAGTCTTCTAACACAAGCTGCTCGTCACCATGCAGCACAG TTGAATTTCTTTAAGAAAGGACTTAAATCACTTGAGGCAATTGAGCCTCACCTTAGGCAGGTTACAGAACAACAACACATTGATTATGAGTTCTCTGGccttgaagatgatgatgaggaAGATGGTGAGATTGCTTACGACCCAAACAAAGAAGGGGAATTAAGTTTTGACTACAGAGCAAATGAGAAAGGGGTTGATGTTACTTCTGTGTCATCAATAGAG GAAGATGAAGTAACTCTTTCTTTCCCCCAAACTTCTTACATGGAAAATGAAGAG GTAAATCCAGAGAGAAACCATGGGGATATTCAGGTCTCAAGTAGGGAGCATAGAGTGGGTAGCCATTCAGCTCCCATATTTCCTGAAAGGAAGCTTGATCCTGCTGAAAGAGTAAAACAGATGTTGCAGTCATCTACAAGGAAGTCTAACACTTATGTGCTTCCAACACCAAATGACTCCAAGTCTGCAGTCCCTTCAAGAACAGTTAGCTCATTTACCCACACAAGACCGACAAATGTAGCTGGACGTCTGCATAATTTGTGGCATTCTTCCCCACTAGAGTCTGGTGATGGTCAACTATCAGAAAAATCTGAATCAGTCCTGAAGGAGAGTAATAATAGTAATACTTTTACACAACTACCCCCTCCTTTGTCTGAAGGACAAGTACCTGCCCATCCTGATAGTTCCACTGAagccaaaagaataaaaaagaaagctGCAGCCGGTCCATTAACCAGTAAACAAGCATCGTCAAGGCCTATTCCTTCTGCTGAACTTCCCCATATAGCTTCAGCAGTATTTTCTCATTTGCCAGTTCCTCAACCATTATCACCTCCAAAAGTATCCCCAAGTGCATCACCTCCCCTTGTTTCTTCACCCAGAATAAATGAGCTTCATGAGCTTCCGAGGCCCCCTCCTGTTAGTTCAGCTGCTAAACCTGCAAAACCTTCTGCCTCGGTTGGCCACTCTGCTCCACTAGTCTCAAGAAATCAAGAGCATTCTGCAAGTACTATTCCTTCACTGGCATCAAGTGGAGCTTCTCCTCTTCCAGCTCCACCTTCAGTTGTCCCTCGAAGTTTCTCTATACCCTCTAGCAATCAAAGAGCAATGGCGATTCACGTTTCCAGGCTTTTGGAGGCTCCACAAGTTCCATCCCCTCCATTGACGCCCCTTTCCATTGTAAACATCAAGCCACTACAAGATGTTTCTGAAGTGCCATCTCATGGTGGCCAAATGAGAG GTGGGAGCTGA